The window AGTATGTCACTGAGGATTCCTCCTTCCTTTGGATTGCACCCACTTAGATTTAATACTTCCAATGACGATAAATGGAAAATACTACTGAACGCTCCTCCATTTAGATTGCAGTTTCTTAGACTTTATTCTTTCAACGCATTCAAGCAGTTATCACTCTTTATTACTCCTGGTGTTAGATTGCATTGATCTAACTGTAGTTTCCTTAAGAGAGATAAACCTGACAAAGAAGGCAATTGACAACCGAGCGAATTTAAAGAAAGAACCTCTAGACATGGCATTCTCTCCAGGTCCTCCGGCAATCTGTCAAGTTTTGAGCAACCTTCAAGACTTAGAACTTCAAGAAATCTCAAATTACAAATGTTGTTCGGGAGACCCTCAAGGTTTTTACAATTATCCAAATACAAGTTGCGAAGACCTTCTAGAAGTTCAATCGATGATGGTAGCTCTTTTATAGCTGTTTTATCTAAACTAAGTttttctagttttccaatacTGCGcttgatttttggaaaactaGTTAGTTTTGAACAGCCACTGCAATGAAGAGTTAAAAGGTGTTTCGACTCATGGATGTCCCCAGGAAGACTCTCAAGGCTTACACACCCTataaaattcaaggaaaaaaaagttagtTTAATAACACCCTTATATGTGGGTGAACCTTAAGTAAAATTATACAACCTGAAAGAATAAGTTCCTCCAAATTTGGCACGTTTGAGAAATTTGGTAGTTCAATAAGTTGTTGTGAATCTCTAAGATCGATGTACCTTAAATTTCTAAGACACTGGAACAAAATAGAATTtctattaataaatcaattttaaaaaactttaaaatattatgaaacaaaagcaaaaataaataataatcataccATGTTTCCTTTCCAAAGTAGTTTTATGTTACTATTGCTCAAACTGAGGAAAACAAGATCATTTGGATAATAGTTTGATGGTAGAGATTCTAAAGAATATCTATCCCAATTGAGACATGTCAAGTCATCAAACGAAAATACAAAATCTTCAGGAAGTTGTATGCGATTGTGGGAGACGACAAGCAATCTAAGTCTATTCATCCTTTCGAAAGCTTTGCATGTAAACTGTATCTGTTCTGATGTGTCCATATCAACAGATATCCCTTCAATGTTTTTAGTCCCCTAGATAATAAGAGTATAAAATTATAAGAGCATAATACATATAAATCCTTACTAAGGTGATATAGATAAATAACTTCTTGAAcaaaatatattgtttatgtaCATATATATCTTACcgtatttctttttaatactcGATAAATATCTGTATGTCTCCATAATCTACTCCTCTCTCCTGGCTCATTAGGACATTCTTGATCAACGATGCCCTTGCCCATTTGGGCTAACAAATCATGCATATTTATTGTCATTTGAAATGGTTATGAAACACCTATCAACAAGAGCATTTATCCCACTTTTCACTTCGCATTTGGAACCCTCCAACATTCTTGAGACCGTTTGCACATCTCTTCCTTTAAAGAAACATGCAATGTCAAGAAATATCATCCTTTGTGTATAATCCAATCcatcaaaacttattttaagcATATTTACAATTTCCATGTTAGGCACCTTTTCTAGCTTCCTCAATTCGCTTTCCCAATCTGGTGGTTGCTTTCCAAATAATAGAGAACCCAAAACTTTAAGTGCTAATGGAAGACCATCAGCATATTCTACTACTTGACAAGGGAGATCTCTATAACCTTCCTTAGGATGGTCTTGTTTAAAGGCATAGCAACAAAAAAGTTGAAGACcttcttgaaattttaatttttcaactttATACATATCATCCACTCCATGTCTAGTTAGCAGATATTTTTCCCTAGTAGTAATGATGATTCTGCTTCCTGGACCAAACCAATCATGCTTTCCAATTAAGTGTTCCAATTGTGTCAGCTCATCTACATCATCCAGAAAAACAAGAACCTTTTTTGAAGAAAGCTTATCCCTTATTATTTTGATACCTTCATAAACATTCTTTAAAACTATTTGCCCCTTTGTCCTTAGAGTATCATCAAGAAGTTGTTGTTGTAACTTAAGAAGACCAGAATTTTCTGTGGATTCTTTTCTGACATTTGTGAGCAAGGTAACACTTTCGAATTGATGTGAGATTTGGTTATAAAGAGCATTGATGATGGTAGTCTTACCGATTCCACCAAGCCCATAAACCCCGACCATGCGAACATCATTCGACTCAATCTTTAACAATGATCTTAGTTTTTCCAAACGAGAATCCATTCCAAAAATGTTCTTGTTAACACCTAAAATCTTAGGTAAGTTTCCATGAACGTTCTCAATAATATCATCGATAAGCTTTGATTCATACCTGCCAATTGCAAATCATAATAGATCATGTACTCACGCAATAGAATGAGTagcaaaagacaaaaaattatgtgaaataaatttattgatgcTTAGTTTTCCAACTATAACTTAGTAGGgctaaaaagaatttaaattaaaataaaatgaaccaCATCTATCAAAGTACTTATGAGTATAGTTTCATTATTCTATATAGTTGCTCGTGTGATAGAAATGCGGGAAGAAAATGCAGAATATGATTTGCATTATCAAAAgtggaaaaaagaaattgaaatatttttgtgttaACTTATCTACACAATCTTTTGGAAGGCTCAAAATGAAGTTGACTTGTTTGGAATATTACTACCCTATTTTGATAGGGGATTCCATCACAGAATCAACCACTATTCTGCATCCAAGCTTTTTAACCTAATAATTTTACTACCGATTAGACGATCAACATTACCATCTTTTGTACTTGCATAACTTTCTCTCACCATtcatttaggctatgtttggttcccggaaaatttgagggaaaatgggagggaaagaaaatgcaaaggaaaagtagaaggaaagaaaaggtgaaggaaaataaaaaaatagattaaaaattgataaattattttttttgttacttcaaactcattttatttattttaactcatcaatataaaaattaaataatttaaaaatacataagtttttaattagttttaattatatttgattttttttgatatttttcataggacaaccaaacataagaaattcattttccttagcattttttttctttcctttgtactttccgggaaccaaacatagccttagatAATGGTTCCCCTAGTTGttctctattattattattattattattattatttataaattttataaaaaaaaattaaaaccctttaatcaaaatataacttttataaattaattgaacatattttatttataattttaattattttgtctgaaggaattaaaaaaaaattattttaaaagaatatcaattttaacttaaaataatttagtatatTCTTTATCAAgtgtaaaattttaatgaacagatttttattttataaaaaataaaaaaatttaaaattttaaaactcacatagctttaaaaaaattttatatcagCAGACAGAGAAAAGGAGAGTACTTcaagtgaaaaatgaaaagaagttACAATTACCTGTTCTCCGCAACATGTCCGGCTAGATTGCCTGCTTGCTCCATGGCAGTCCTCCATTTCcttatcttttcctttctctcctcGTCTGCATTTTCCTCATGACCGGCAAATGCTTCTCCACAAATCCCAGTTTGCTTCCGAACTTCAGACGGATCCACATTATAGAAAATTGGGATAACTTTTTGTCCcctttcctctttgcattccaTGATCTTGACAAGCTCGTCCAGACACCATTTGGAATGAGCATAGGTTTTTGAGAAAACAATAATGGCAATCCTTGATTCTTCAATAGCTTTTAAGAGCTCTGGTGCAATCTCTTCTCCCCTTGGAAGCTCTTCATCATCTCTGAAGGTTCTAATATTGTTACGAATCAAAGCCGAGTAGAGGTGATCAGTAAAGCTTTTGCGAGTATCTTCACCTCTAAAACTCAAAAACACATCGTAGCTCCACTGAGAGTGAgaagtggaagaagaagaagaagagggtctcTGGATGCTAGGGGAGGCCATGGTTGAACAGAAATTGGAGGAAAAATAAGGGTCTTCGGGTACTGAGTAACTTATTCCCCTAGCCTTATGTGAAGTTTGGATGTTGGTGGTGGGATGTGCTTTTTCGGATTCTTGATAAATATattgctattaaaaaaaataatatttaaaataccatagtttggaaaataattccaattttacGGCACTTTTGAACACGTAGGATAACACGTAGGAGagatatgaaaacccatccccctttccatttcccttcccgtttttcttctcttcccttctcatttttcttctctgcaTCAAACCTCCTCTGCCCGAAAACCCACTATCCCGCACGTTGATCATGAGGTGGAGATCCTTGCCTCAACACCAATAGGAAGGAAGTGAAGTGCAGATCTGAGAAACCATTGCCCCGGTGTTTTCTGTAAGTTTTGTGGTTATATTTGGTTGTGTGGTTGTGTTTGGTCAccgagaaagtgtgggaaagctgtaaaaaaattaaagtttttgtttttttttacaatgaaaccgAGTGGACTAAAAATAATGgagaaagttttaatttttttgtggttcgacttgttgtgattttgtttggttgccaagaaagtgtgggaaagttgaaaaaaaaaaaaaatttccaatatttcctaccagtccagcccgcgcacaggGTATCTGTCCAATTTTTTCAGCGTAATTTGCTCATGATTTGAGAggaaaggttgtgtttttcagcgtggctcaaaaatcgtggagggtttgtgaaatttaaatccaatggcacaaaagcaaagagacccctggACAGATCCAGAAAGCAtggagccaaaaaaaaaaaaacatttttttgtttgtttttttatgggATTTTGCATGGACTTTCCCGGAagcaaatgggggatggattttatTGGGAATCAAAAACTTGGGAATCAAACAGGGGTTCCTCCTTTTACAGTCTATCATCACTCAAATTTAGACAAGCATTAATTCTGAATTTATAAATTGATAACTGCAAATTTTACTTCTGAAGCCATGCTGATGTGCGTAGTGGTTTATATTAGGCCATAAAAATTGTTTACATATCCACTTGCAAGTAGTGATTTTTTCTTCTgggtttctttttctattttgtggAATGAAGATCTACATAGCTCCATCCAAGGCTCTTGTACAGGAGAAGCTTCGAGATTGGAATCAGAAACTTGGGTCCCTGGGGATAAATTGTCTAGAGctgcaacaaaataaaaaaataataacctgattagattagtacctgcaataattgaaattgaaattcaaattcaaatttaaattcaaagagattcttcactttttatttgttaaaataaaaaataaaaaatactattttttttttgttaaaattaaaaacaaataagaaatatttttatttgtttcattgctTTCAACTGTTGCAagaaggtatgttgatctttaATAGGCAATCCACATACATcagttgaagaaatatttttatttgtttaataatttattcattttttatcttttacggTTTAGGTTTGGATAAGATTgaattgaatttgtttttatctGGTTAGATTGATATCCATACGGATATAGTGAAAATTAGACTAAACTCCAAGGTAAACGGAATCAGTTAATAcgatgaataaaattatgatatatttttattaattgaaaatttttcattcaattataaaataattataattaatttgttatttaaagtgttttttttaatattgtatttatatcctaacttttgatatatatttctttagtgcatATCATTTATCATGGGACAAGTTTGTCCTAGTGGAGCTGGGAtacatgttgaaccttttgttgggggttcgaaTCCTCCAacagtggaaaaaaaaagttcaattttgtatgcataaaaactataaattgaTTATAATAATGTGAAATGtgattataacatgtttaattttaaaatctatttaatattaaaaaattatgatatattataaaataaattatgataaatatataaatttttaatatattaataatgttaaaaacactatgaataaaattataatatatttttactaatcaattaaatgaaaatttttcattcaattataaaatagttataattaattttttatttaaagtgtttttttaatattgtatttatattctaacttttgatatatatttctttagtgcatATTATATGTCATGGGGCAAGTTTGCCCTAGTGGAGTTGGGGatgcatgttgaaccttttgttgggggttcAAATCCCCCCAAGTGGCAAAAAAAGCTTGTGTATGTACATTTTGTAAGTGTACATtcattatacaaaatattatttgatgataatattgtgaaatgtgattataacatgtttaattttaaaatctatttaaaaaaattatgatatattataaaataaattatgataaatatataaaattttaatatattaataatattaaaaacactatgaataaaattatgatatatttttactaatcaattaaatgaaaatttttcattcaattataaaataattataattaactttttatttaaagtgttttttgatattgtatttatatcctaacttttgatatatatttctttagtgcatatcatatatcatgGGGTAAATTTGTCCTAGTGGAGCTGAGatgcatgttgaaccttttgttgggggttcgaatccccccaaATTTGATTCAgtcttatatatcttttatttgattctttttaggtACATCAATGGATAGTTTGCTTACAATTGTGTGTTACAAGAATCAgtcttatatatcttttatttgattctttttaggtACATCAATGGATAGTTTGCTTACAATTGTGTATTACAAGGATGGTGAAATAATTGATGACACATCTCATCTGAAGAAGAGAGTCCTTTTGATTTAATCTAGACATTAAAGTTTATCATCGAGATCAACTCAAATGAATCGTTACATGATTTGCACGCTcccttaattttcatttcctttttttttttccttcatattaaTTCCACCACCAAATctgataaaatcaaaattaagttttataagcctctaagtgataaaaaaaaaaaaaaaaaaagaccttcTATCGAGAAAGGGGGTTATTTCTAAACACAAAAAATCGGCACAGAAGACCTTTATTGAAAATGGTGTTGTTactttgaaaagtttgaatggaCAAGACTCTAAGTTGAGTTGATGGGAAGAGGAAGAGATGCAGTTTATTGCGACttttaagataaatatttttctccTCCACACCATCCTTTGACATCGGTCACTTGCAAGTCATCAATTGACCAACTTCGTttatatgatttattattattttttccagtTTTTCTAATGAAAACATTTCTTTGGTTTGAAGAAATATTCATGTTAATGGTTCGGATAGAGAAtctttctatttaaaatatttttcatcaaaatttaaaaaaaaaacgttgtaaaagattttaaattttttaaaaatatttctaaattttatcaactttgttttataaaattttctaaaattataaaaaattaattttatgaaaaaacatttattattacattattatttataattttagaaagttttataaaatgaggttgataaaatttagaaaatatttaaaaaaaattaaaatcttttataacttttttttttgtaaattttgatgaaaaatattttaaatagaaagaTTCTCTATCCAAACCATTAACATGAATATTTCTTCAAaccaaagaaatattttcattataaaaactggaaaaaataataataaatcatataaACGAAGTTGATCAATTGATGAGTTACAAGTGACCGATGTCAAAGGATGGTgtggagaagaaaaatatttatcttaaaGTCCCAATAAACTGCGTCTCTTCCTCTTTCGATTAACTCAACTTAGAGTCTTGtccattcaaacttttcaaaacaGCAACACCATTTTCAATAAAGGTCTTCTATGTCGACTCTCTGTGTTAAGAAATAACCCCCTTTCTCGATAGAAGGTCTTTTTTTATCACTTAGAGGCTTATAAAacttagttttgattttatcaGATTTGGTGGTAGAATtattatgaaggaaaaaaaaataaggaaatgaaATTTAAGGGAGCGTGCAAATCATGTAGCAATTCATTACTCGATCAGAAGGTGTACGGACTAGAGGGCGAGGGGCTCATACGAGAGGGACTAGGCATACATCTGTTATTAGAGATGCACCATCGACTGACATTAGTCTGCCACCTGTTTAGGAGACTCCTATTACACCTATGAAAGTGCCATCCACCCCACCTGTAGTACCACTTGTTGCATCATCACCACCATCGATAGAGGCTACATTCGTTGATGAGGAGTTAGTTCATATAGCAAATGATGATCAGCAAGGACAAAAGACAAATCTTGGTCGAGAACATGGTCGAGGACGTGGTAGGAGACGTGGTCCTGGAGCTCATGGAGTGTTACATGTTAGCCCCATAGAGTCAATAGTGGAGCATGCACATCATAAACGTTAACTACAGAAGAGGAAGGCTTCTTCGTGCGGTACACATTGAGGATGTTACTACATATGACTTGTATTTTAGATACTATTAGTATTTTGCATATCATTATTTTGGACAGATACTCAAGATGtatgtttttacttgttatattttggattaactaactttttattaacATAAGTTCTATAGTATTCTATCTATTTTGGACTTATTTTACACAAAATAGTATTGTTACTATTTTGGAAAGGTGTTGTTATTCTCTATTGGTTTacttgttttcattggttttggaTCGAATGTGAAAATACTGATTATAATGTATACAGGTGATAAACTTTAAACATTTGGTTGTACAGTAGGTAATACTAATTAAgagatagattttttttttcttttgtggaaggtgtctcttgaagagacaccttcagtataaattcgaaattttctactgtgtatggaaattgtggaaagtgtctcttcaagagacactttcagtataaagcgaaaatttttaacaaataatgaaaattgtggaaagtgtctcttgaagagacacctttagtataattttattttttgggaattgtagaatgtccattttcaaaattcgaaattttcactgaaaattttgttgaaagtgtctcttcaagagacactttcagtataaacccaattttttaaaaatgatgaaaggcGTCCAAATATAATTTCAGTTTTTTGtgattatggaaggtgtctcttcaagagacaccttcagcataaattcaaaattttccactgtttgaatggaaattgtggaaagtgtcttttgaacaagcactttcagtataaactcaatatttttaaaattgcgGAAGGTATCAAGAGACACAtttcacaattcccaaaaaatggaattatattgaaggtgtctcttcaagagacaccttctattattttaaaaaaattgggtttatactgaaagtgtctcttgaagagacactttccacaattttcatacattaaagagagacatctttagctttaaaatcatttccacaaataaaatacatattggattttgtggaattgtgtaaAGTGTCTTTCCAAGAgacatatttagtataaatctaattttttggaattctagaaggtgtctcttcaagagacacctttggtataaattaaaatttttaggaattgtagaaggtgtctcttcaagagacatctttagctttaaaatcaaatttataagacattcaaaattttcaaattgtggaaagtgtttcttcaagagacacctttaatgaatattgaattttttgccacgtggaaagtgtctcttcaagagacacctttaatgcatattggattttttgccacgtcgaaagtgttttttcaagagacacctttaatataaatcaaattttctggaattgtagaaggtgtctcttcaagagacacctttagcttaaattcaattctttcatgattttgaaaattgtggaaggtgtctcttcaaaagacaccttccacGTGGTCAAAACTGTCGTAAATctgtcaatattttcaaaactaccattttttaattataattttttaaaattgccgcaaaagttaaaaaagccctgctttttctttcttaattatttCTCCCTAGCTGTATCCCTTTAGCTTTGAATGATAGTGTGGTTCACATGGTCAAGACCGTACTTCAATAATTTCCCTTCActcttttcttttacattttactCACTTTTCtgagttttctctttttgaCAGTCAACAATGGCCGACAGTCTTTCTCTGCCGTTTACAgctgttcttttcttttattctaaaataaataaaaaaaaatgatcaaatccaTGTGGTCTTTACTTAGGTCATAAGATCGTGTGAACGCACattaaattaaagttatttaattaatttttgtcttttccatAGTGA is drawn from Vitis riparia cultivar Riparia Gloire de Montpellier isolate 1030 chromosome 18, EGFV_Vit.rip_1.0, whole genome shotgun sequence and contains these coding sequences:
- the LOC117906639 gene encoding disease resistance protein RPV1-like, coding for MASPSIQRPSSSSSSTSHSQWSYDVFLSFRGEDTRKSFTDHLYSALIRNNIRTFRDDEELPRGEEIAPELLKAIEESRIAIIVFSKTYAHSKWCLDELVKIMECKEERGQKVIPIFYNVDPSEVRKQTGICGEAFAGHEENADEERKEKIRKWRTAMEQAGNLAGHVAENRVCKP